Proteins encoded in a region of the Brevefilum fermentans genome:
- a CDS encoding PrsW family glutamic-type intramembrane protease — protein MTEQLTPGKNWQVILTLLASILGILLFAVQAFSTGVAWLLFVLDSRMSFSQSMPIGLLFWTSILGGVLLLPLLLLSINQLRGKPSLTWLDLNHPVLAKAARWVILIWPVVVLLGWLIARLENVAVILLGPINILVAGIPILWIYQAAQRGFAGGSQARKWRVFGISIVMLPFLVVVLELLAILILAGIGGIGLGFRINANPQLEQQLLGLVEQLMMLDQDLDAILDFLKPLLLQPSVIFWGLAIFGGIAPIIEEVIKPLSLWPLAGRKITPQEGFVGGLLCGAGFALMENVLYFTNVINTEDWLIMAISRAGTGVLHMLASGMMGWGLSRAWRDSKWLSLGLSALGAFVLHGFWNVLALISGVAPLLILEAEPTFAQTLLSHLPVTLMLVLAVIGLILINKHLRNEKPHPLAATESVHPERHNQGNL, from the coding sequence ATGACAGAACAGCTAACACCGGGTAAAAATTGGCAGGTGATACTGACCCTGCTGGCCAGCATCCTGGGCATCCTGTTGTTTGCTGTGCAAGCCTTCTCAACAGGCGTTGCCTGGCTGCTGTTTGTTTTAGATTCACGGATGAGTTTCTCACAGAGCATGCCCATCGGGTTGCTCTTCTGGACGTCGATCTTGGGCGGTGTGTTGCTCCTCCCACTTTTACTGCTCAGCATCAATCAACTGCGAGGAAAACCCTCGCTGACTTGGCTGGATCTGAACCATCCCGTTTTAGCAAAAGCTGCTCGCTGGGTGATCCTGATCTGGCCTGTCGTGGTTTTATTGGGTTGGCTGATCGCCCGATTGGAAAATGTGGCTGTGATCCTGTTGGGTCCGATCAACATTCTGGTTGCCGGAATTCCCATCTTATGGATCTACCAGGCTGCTCAAAGAGGTTTTGCCGGCGGATCCCAGGCAAGAAAATGGCGGGTTTTTGGGATCAGTATCGTCATGCTGCCATTCCTGGTGGTTGTCCTGGAACTGCTGGCCATCCTGATCCTGGCTGGCATCGGGGGCATCGGGCTGGGTTTTCGTATTAACGCCAATCCACAACTTGAGCAGCAATTATTGGGACTGGTTGAACAGCTAATGATGTTGGACCAGGATTTAGACGCCATACTTGACTTCCTCAAGCCCCTTCTCCTGCAGCCAAGCGTCATTTTCTGGGGATTGGCAATTTTCGGCGGTATCGCCCCAATCATTGAAGAGGTGATCAAGCCCCTGAGTTTATGGCCACTGGCTGGTCGCAAAATCACCCCGCAGGAGGGTTTTGTGGGCGGACTGTTGTGTGGCGCAGGTTTTGCTTTGATGGAAAACGTGCTGTATTTTACCAACGTCATTAACACGGAAGATTGGTTAATCATGGCCATCAGTCGGGCTGGGACGGGCGTATTGCACATGCTTGCTTCGGGTATGATGGGTTGGGGATTATCAAGGGCATGGCGCGACTCAAAATGGCTCTCTCTTGGGTTAAGCGCCCTGGGCGCATTTGTCTTGCATGGCTTCTGGAATGTTCTGGCGCTTATTTCAGGGGTGGCACCTTTGCTGATTTTAGAAGCAGAACCTACCTTCGCCCAAACTTTGCTTTCCCACTTACCGGTAACCCTGATGTTGGTGCTGGCAGTGATAGGTCTGATTTTAATCAACAAGCATTTGCGAAATGAAAAACCACATCCCCTGGCTGCAACCGAAAGCGTTCATCCGGAAAGGCACAATCAGGGCAACTTATAG
- the tmk gene encoding dTMP kinase, whose translation MFITLEGPDGSGKTSQLPALKEFLQDAGYEVVLTREPGGTPVGNQIREVLMNLKNVSITPRTEILLFLAARAQHVEELIRPALAAGKIVLCDRFGDSTLAYQGFGHQIDLDTLQMLLDFSTGGLKPDLTLLVDVPVEVGMERKRVNSTEWNRLDAYTLAFHERVRQGYFALAEAEPARWVIIDATKDKDSVQKALQTAVTSRLGGG comes from the coding sequence ATGTTTATCACCTTGGAAGGACCCGATGGCAGCGGGAAGACATCTCAACTGCCTGCGCTAAAAGAGTTTTTACAGGATGCGGGTTACGAGGTTGTTCTCACCCGGGAACCCGGCGGCACCCCCGTCGGCAACCAGATTCGTGAAGTCTTGATGAACCTCAAAAACGTATCTATTACCCCACGCACCGAGATCTTACTGTTCCTGGCAGCCCGCGCCCAGCACGTGGAAGAGCTCATCCGCCCAGCGCTGGCAGCAGGGAAGATTGTCTTGTGTGATCGCTTCGGCGATTCCACCCTGGCGTACCAGGGATTTGGTCATCAAATCGACCTGGACACACTGCAAATGCTGCTTGATTTTTCCACCGGTGGACTGAAACCCGATCTGACCCTGCTGGTGGATGTTCCCGTTGAAGTGGGAATGGAACGTAAGCGCGTCAACAGCACCGAATGGAACCGGCTGGATGCTTATACGCTGGCATTCCACGAACGCGTCCGGCAGGGTTATTTTGCCCTGGCAGAAGCAGAACCCGCGCGATGGGTGATCATCGACGCAACGAAAGATAAAGACAGTGTCCAGAAAGCCTTGCAAACAGCGGTTACCAGTCGGCTGGGGGGAGGGTAA
- a CDS encoding peptidylprolyl isomerase encodes MLKKTMFTLLIGALLIAACAPKAVEPQQTSEAIPVIKDPPPQITPERDSEDQTDRMPCSAAYDYTTSPETDYYQAVIDQLPPLSDEDWVRGNPDAPITIIEYADFQCPACVQFSHLTDFLRQNFPNAVKLAFRHLPLPSIHDKAFIAGLAAEAAGAQGKFWEMHDLLYLYQGYWNQMTEDEFVDWVQEVAEGWELDVDQFTKDLLNPEKRAWIEQLTEERFAIGMNYTPTVVVNDRIYRDNKPNLFGLLGAYEFGGTLECPAWVIDPEASYMARLNTSAGEIDIELFADVAPIAVNSFVFLAQSGWYDDVYFHRVLPGFVAQAGDPSGLGIIGPGYTFVNETKDDLSFDRNGLFAMANAGPDTNGSQFFITLAPTPSLDGGFTIFGQVTEDSMPILDLIALRDPQTAVGFEDATIINGIEIIKK; translated from the coding sequence ATGCTAAAAAAGACGATGTTTACATTATTAATCGGCGCCTTGCTAATCGCAGCCTGTGCTCCTAAAGCTGTTGAACCCCAGCAAACATCTGAAGCCATCCCTGTAATCAAGGATCCGCCACCGCAGATCACGCCTGAACGTGATTCGGAAGATCAGACGGACCGCATGCCCTGTTCCGCAGCATATGATTACACAACCTCCCCTGAAACCGATTATTACCAGGCGGTCATTGATCAACTCCCACCGTTATCCGATGAGGACTGGGTGCGGGGGAATCCGGACGCCCCGATTACAATCATCGAATACGCCGATTTTCAATGTCCAGCCTGTGTACAATTTTCACACTTGACGGACTTTTTACGTCAAAATTTTCCCAATGCGGTTAAGCTAGCCTTCCGGCATTTACCCCTGCCATCCATCCATGATAAAGCCTTTATCGCGGGCTTAGCTGCCGAGGCAGCAGGCGCCCAGGGGAAATTCTGGGAAATGCACGACTTGTTGTATCTGTATCAGGGTTACTGGAACCAGATGACGGAAGATGAATTTGTCGATTGGGTCCAGGAGGTCGCCGAGGGTTGGGAACTGGATGTGGACCAGTTTACGAAAGACCTTCTCAATCCGGAAAAAAGAGCCTGGATTGAACAGCTCACCGAAGAGCGGTTTGCCATTGGCATGAATTACACACCAACCGTGGTCGTGAACGACCGGATTTATCGCGATAATAAACCCAACCTTTTCGGTCTGCTCGGGGCGTACGAATTCGGCGGTACCCTGGAGTGCCCTGCCTGGGTCATCGATCCTGAAGCTTCTTATATGGCCCGGTTGAACACCAGCGCGGGTGAAATTGACATCGAACTTTTTGCCGATGTCGCCCCGATTGCAGTTAACTCCTTTGTCTTCCTGGCGCAAAGTGGTTGGTATGACGATGTCTATTTCCACCGGGTTCTCCCGGGCTTCGTTGCTCAGGCGGGCGACCCCTCTGGCCTTGGAATAATCGGGCCTGGATACACCTTCGTCAATGAGACCAAGGACGACCTTTCGTTTGATCGCAATGGGCTGTTTGCCATGGCGAATGCCGGTCCCGACACGAACGGCAGCCAATTTTTCATCACCCTGGCGCCCACTCCCTCCCTGGACGGTGGTTTCACGATCTTCGGCCAGGTAACCGAGGACAGTATGCCCATATTAGATCTGATCGCCCTCCGAGATCCACAAACCGCGGTTGGCTTTGAAGATGCCACCATCATCAATGGCATTGAGATCATTAAAAAATAA
- a CDS encoding nucleotide sugar dehydrogenase, whose translation MGTIKENLIQKFRDRSARVGVVGIGYVGLPLAVVFAEAGFTVVGVDPDVEKVETINRGESYILDVSSERVKALVDAGLLSASNDYAILSQVDAVSICVPTPLRKTGDPDLSFIVSASRSLAPHMHQGMAVVLESSTYPGTTREMILPAIESTSGLSVCEDFFLAFSPERVDPGRDDWTTINTPKVIGGISPDCTEVATAWYSQALETIVPVSTCEVAEMTKLLENTFRMINIGMVNELAIMCDRLKIDVWEVIDAAATKPFGFMKFTPGPGLGGHCIPVDPLYLSWKLRSLNYTARFIELASEINTSMPRYTLGKIQDALNLHKKPINGSQVLILGAAYKPNVDDLRESPALDVIHLLQEKGADVIYHDPYIPHLEEEGLSLSSVPDLMQAVEHADCVAIITNHAQYDYGAILARAKLIVDTRNALGNQGKDHPKVVRL comes from the coding sequence ATGGGAACGATCAAAGAAAACTTAATCCAAAAATTCCGTGACCGAAGCGCCCGCGTGGGCGTGGTAGGCATCGGTTATGTGGGGCTGCCCCTGGCTGTGGTGTTCGCCGAAGCCGGGTTCACCGTAGTAGGCGTGGACCCGGACGTCGAGAAAGTGGAGACCATCAACCGGGGGGAGAGCTATATTCTCGACGTAAGCTCCGAACGCGTCAAAGCGCTGGTTGATGCGGGTTTGCTTTCCGCCAGTAACGATTATGCCATTTTAAGCCAGGTCGATGCCGTATCAATTTGTGTTCCCACGCCCTTGCGCAAAACTGGCGACCCGGACCTTTCCTTTATTGTTTCGGCTTCCAGGTCCCTGGCTCCCCACATGCATCAGGGCATGGCAGTGGTGCTGGAATCCAGCACCTACCCGGGCACAACCCGCGAGATGATTCTGCCTGCTATTGAGTCGACCAGCGGACTTTCGGTGTGCGAAGATTTTTTCCTGGCATTTTCCCCGGAACGGGTTGACCCCGGTCGGGATGATTGGACAACCATCAACACCCCCAAGGTTATCGGCGGCATCTCTCCAGACTGCACGGAAGTGGCTACAGCCTGGTACAGCCAGGCCCTCGAGACCATTGTGCCGGTTTCAACCTGTGAAGTAGCCGAGATGACCAAACTGCTTGAAAACACCTTCCGCATGATCAACATCGGCATGGTCAATGAACTGGCGATCATGTGCGACCGCCTCAAAATTGATGTGTGGGAGGTGATCGATGCCGCCGCCACCAAGCCCTTTGGTTTTATGAAATTCACCCCCGGACCCGGTCTGGGTGGTCACTGCATCCCGGTTGATCCGCTGTACCTGTCGTGGAAGCTCCGCTCGTTAAACTACACCGCCCGCTTTATCGAGCTTGCCTCTGAGATCAATACCAGCATGCCCCGCTATACCCTGGGAAAGATTCAGGACGCCCTGAACCTCCATAAAAAGCCCATCAACGGCAGCCAGGTGTTGATCCTGGGTGCTGCTTATAAACCGAATGTCGATGACCTGCGCGAGTCGCCTGCCCTGGATGTAATCCACCTTTTACAGGAAAAAGGCGCTGATGTGATTTATCACGATCCCTATATCCCGCATCTTGAGGAGGAAGGGCTGTCGCTTTCTTCCGTACCCGACCTGATGCAAGCGGTTGAGCATGCCGATTGTGTGGCTATCATCACCAATCACGCACAGTACGATTACGGTGCCATCCTCGCCAGGGCAAAGTTGATTGTTGACACCCGCAATGCCCTGGGAAATCAGGGGAAAGATCACCCCAAGGTCGTCAGGCTCTAA
- the tsaB gene encoding tRNA (adenosine(37)-N6)-threonylcarbamoyltransferase complex dimerization subunit type 1 TsaB translates to MLFALDTSTSWISLALFDGTFLRYEVTWETQHHHTVELAPALERMIKSTGIKPSELTGLAVATGPGSFTSLRIGVSFIKGMALAVNIPLVGIPSLDVIAKAQPLDERPMVAVLHAGRQRLACGTYHVVGGEWVAQGEPVVLDARDLVKTIESPTLICGELSAEARAIIGRRWKNACLLPPERCLRRAGFLAALGWARLQAGDTDDPASLAPTYLSTTSAIPG, encoded by the coding sequence GTGTTATTCGCCCTTGATACATCAACTTCATGGATCAGCCTGGCATTGTTTGATGGCACATTTTTACGGTATGAAGTCACCTGGGAAACTCAACATCATCACACTGTTGAGCTTGCGCCGGCGCTTGAGCGCATGATCAAATCCACCGGCATCAAACCAAGCGAGCTGACCGGTCTGGCTGTGGCGACGGGACCAGGCTCCTTCACCAGTTTACGAATTGGCGTCTCATTTATTAAGGGCATGGCGTTGGCGGTTAACATCCCGCTTGTGGGTATCCCTTCACTGGATGTCATTGCCAAAGCACAGCCCCTCGATGAGCGTCCAATGGTCGCTGTTTTACATGCCGGGCGCCAGCGATTAGCCTGTGGCACCTACCATGTCGTTGGCGGTGAGTGGGTTGCACAGGGCGAGCCTGTGGTGCTGGATGCCAGGGACCTGGTTAAAACCATTGAATCGCCCACGTTGATCTGTGGCGAATTATCAGCAGAAGCCCGCGCCATCATTGGGCGCCGTTGGAAAAACGCGTGCCTGCTCCCGCCTGAACGTTGTTTGCGTCGGGCAGGTTTCCTGGCAGCCCTGGGATGGGCACGCCTGCAGGCTGGCGATACTGACGACCCTGCAAGCCTGGCGCCGACCTATCTGAGCACAACGTCCGCCATTCCTGGATAA
- a CDS encoding R3H domain-containing nucleic acid-binding protein has product MQKHEKITDDLDLLLDILPQQISAVLRELDDSDNLLEVVMDLGRLPKARFVNREVVLSEQEITYDDIKAVTRSISEFDADNRAGIERTLHRISAIRNRRQEVIGLTCRIGRAVYGTSDIIQDLIESGASILILGRPGVGKTTILRETARILAEKSRVIIVDTSNEIGGDGDVPHPAIGSARRMQVAKPSLQHEVMIEAVENHNPEVIVIDEIGRELEAMAARTIAERGVQLIGTAHGNTLENLLLNPTLSDLVGGIESVTLSDEEARRRGTQKTVLERRAPATFDMLVEIQDRNRVAVQNDVSAAVDALLRGYPLPPEIRYRDEQNRIHTQKPVVPKISTAAQAVSRAGKRETMPFSRSTGNQRSEVGILAGATPPLALAEMETQPLKPINIFPFGVARNRLTQAAKLLNVPARIVRELKEADALLTLRRYYRERQQPIVEAEQRKMPIFVLRSNTSQQLEQFLVDVFNLASVEEISGQDRTVVDQTQAAIEAVLNGERWIDLAPASSTIRRLQHEMARQADLVSHSYGKEPNRHVRIFRE; this is encoded by the coding sequence ATGCAAAAACACGAAAAAATTACAGATGATCTTGATTTGCTGCTGGACATCCTGCCACAGCAAATTTCTGCGGTTTTACGTGAGCTGGATGACAGCGATAATTTACTCGAAGTGGTCATGGATTTAGGGAGGCTACCAAAGGCGCGTTTCGTAAACCGTGAGGTGGTTCTCAGCGAGCAAGAGATCACCTACGACGATATCAAAGCCGTCACGCGTTCCATCAGCGAGTTTGATGCCGATAACCGTGCCGGTATCGAGCGCACCCTGCACCGAATTTCAGCCATTCGCAACCGGCGCCAGGAAGTCATCGGATTGACCTGTCGGATCGGCCGCGCAGTTTATGGTACCAGCGATATCATCCAGGATTTAATTGAATCCGGCGCCAGCATCCTCATCCTCGGACGACCGGGAGTGGGCAAAACCACCATCCTGCGGGAGACAGCCCGTATCCTGGCAGAAAAATCCCGCGTGATCATCGTGGACACCAGCAACGAAATTGGCGGCGACGGGGATGTCCCCCATCCGGCGATTGGCTCTGCTCGCCGAATGCAGGTGGCCAAACCTTCTCTCCAGCACGAGGTGATGATCGAGGCTGTGGAAAATCACAACCCCGAGGTGATCGTCATCGATGAGATCGGCAGAGAACTGGAAGCCATGGCAGCCCGTACTATTGCAGAACGTGGGGTTCAACTGATCGGCACCGCCCATGGCAACACCCTAGAAAACCTCCTGCTCAACCCCACCCTGTCTGATCTGGTGGGCGGAATTGAATCCGTTACCCTTTCCGATGAGGAAGCCCGCCGGCGCGGCACCCAAAAGACCGTTCTTGAACGCCGCGCACCAGCAACCTTTGATATGCTGGTCGAGATCCAGGACCGGAACCGAGTTGCCGTACAAAACGATGTCTCTGCGGCTGTGGACGCACTTTTACGGGGCTACCCGCTTCCGCCGGAAATCCGCTATCGTGATGAGCAAAATCGAATCCATACGCAAAAACCGGTTGTTCCAAAGATCAGCACAGCCGCCCAGGCTGTAAGCAGGGCAGGCAAACGAGAAACGATGCCCTTCAGCCGTTCGACTGGCAATCAGCGCAGCGAGGTTGGGATACTCGCAGGCGCAACCCCTCCCCTGGCATTGGCGGAGATGGAGACACAACCGTTGAAGCCGATCAACATTTTCCCATTCGGGGTGGCGCGCAATCGGCTGACCCAGGCAGCAAAACTGCTGAATGTACCCGCCCGAATCGTACGTGAGTTGAAAGAAGCAGATGCCCTGTTGACACTGCGCCGTTATTATCGCGAGCGCCAGCAGCCCATTGTCGAGGCAGAACAGCGTAAAATGCCCATTTTTGTCTTACGCTCGAACACCAGCCAGCAATTAGAGCAATTTTTAGTCGATGTGTTCAACCTGGCCAGCGTCGAGGAGATATCCGGGCAGGATCGCACTGTTGTCGATCAAACCCAGGCTGCCATCGAAGCCGTGTTGAACGGCGAGCGCTGGATTGACCTGGCGCCCGCCTCGTCCACAATTCGCCGTTTACAGCACGAAATGGCACGCCAGGCTGACCTTGTCTCGCATTCATATGGTAAAGAACCCAATCGGCACGTGAGGATATTTAGAGAATAA
- a CDS encoding DUF951 domain-containing protein, which translates to MLTELGLGDILRLRKPHPCGGYEWRVVRLGADIGIECLTCGRRVMLERRALKNRLKKILYSADSAQDQDQPGAPGKEH; encoded by the coding sequence ATGCTGACTGAACTGGGTCTTGGCGATATCTTACGCCTGCGTAAACCGCATCCCTGCGGCGGGTACGAATGGCGCGTGGTGCGCCTCGGCGCCGATATTGGCATCGAATGTCTCACCTGTGGGCGACGGGTCATGCTTGAGCGGAGGGCGCTCAAAAACCGGCTTAAAAAAATCCTCTACAGCGCTGATTCCGCCCAGGACCAGGACCAACCTGGCGCTCCAGGCAAAGAACACTGA
- a CDS encoding uracil-DNA glycosylase, with product MTPEEILDEIAQQTRVCTRCPLHLSRKNAVPGEGNPHSRIMFIGEGPGFYENEQGRPFVGAAGNFLDELLGDAGFKREEVFITNVVKCRPPGNRDPEPEELNACKFYLERQISAINPDVIVTLGRVSMNYFIDKGKISLIHGRDFWSRGRMVVAMYHPAAALHQPSLRNVVKEDFAKLPSLMKKAQAARQTSTVSQDANLDLPGDDPAGNDQPEQLSLF from the coding sequence TTGACGCCCGAAGAAATTTTAGATGAAATCGCACAGCAAACCCGGGTTTGCACCCGCTGCCCGTTGCATCTTTCCCGCAAGAATGCAGTTCCCGGGGAGGGAAACCCCCATTCGCGGATCATGTTTATTGGCGAGGGACCCGGTTTTTACGAAAACGAACAGGGGCGACCCTTTGTAGGCGCAGCCGGAAATTTTTTAGATGAACTCCTGGGCGATGCGGGGTTCAAACGCGAAGAAGTGTTTATTACCAACGTGGTCAAATGCCGCCCGCCTGGCAATCGCGACCCTGAACCGGAAGAACTGAATGCCTGCAAATTCTACCTTGAACGTCAGATTTCAGCGATCAACCCGGATGTGATCGTCACCCTTGGGCGGGTATCGATGAACTATTTTATCGACAAGGGAAAGATCAGCCTCATTCATGGCCGCGATTTTTGGTCCCGTGGACGCATGGTGGTGGCCATGTATCACCCGGCAGCCGCCTTGCATCAGCCATCCCTACGCAACGTGGTCAAAGAAGATTTTGCAAAATTACCCAGTCTAATGAAAAAAGCACAGGCTGCCCGCCAAACCAGCACCGTGTCTCAGGACGCCAACCTAGACCTTCCCGGTGATGATCCGGCGGGCAACGATCAGCCAGAACAGTTGAGTTTATTTTAG
- a CDS encoding lysophospholipid acyltransferase family protein: MPEKPLFKLIIFLINKITHFQIINGERIPPQGGVMMTTNHISRLDVPFLIAVPQRMDKVAIVAKKYQKKPFFRWVLEKIGDIVWMDRETTDFSALREVLNWLRKGRVVGIAPEGTRSHEGVGMLEGKQGAAMLAAKASVPILPIGIVGTERVYNEWMKFRRPTVTIRVGYPYHLPDFDRENRQAWLAQNTDEIMCRIAMLLPPEYRGFYANHPRLQELLAEAAEIPE, encoded by the coding sequence ATGCCTGAGAAACCTTTATTCAAACTGATCATCTTTTTGATCAACAAAATAACCCACTTTCAAATCATCAATGGGGAGCGCATTCCTCCACAAGGCGGAGTGATGATGACCACCAATCACATCAGCCGCCTGGATGTGCCCTTTTTGATAGCCGTTCCTCAACGCATGGATAAGGTGGCAATTGTCGCTAAAAAATACCAGAAAAAGCCTTTCTTCAGGTGGGTCCTGGAAAAAATTGGCGACATCGTCTGGATGGATCGGGAAACAACCGACTTTTCAGCTTTGCGCGAGGTTCTTAACTGGCTTCGAAAAGGACGTGTGGTTGGCATTGCCCCGGAGGGCACCCGCAGTCATGAGGGTGTGGGCATGCTTGAAGGCAAACAGGGTGCCGCGATGCTGGCTGCCAAAGCTTCAGTTCCAATTTTACCCATTGGCATCGTCGGCACAGAGCGCGTCTACAATGAATGGATGAAGTTCCGTCGCCCAACGGTGACAATTCGTGTAGGTTATCCATACCACCTGCCCGATTTTGATCGCGAGAACCGCCAGGCCTGGTTAGCCCAAAACACCGATGAAATCATGTGCCGGATCGCCATGCTGCTGCCACCTGAATACCGCGGTTTTTATGCAAACCACCCCAGATTACAGGAATTGCTGGCTGAAGCTGCAGAAATTCCTGAATAA
- a CDS encoding GDP-mannose 4,6-dehydratase: MANYLISGVAGFIAYRVAELLTDSGHQVYGVDNLNDAYDVRLKEYRLKKLMTRSNFHFLKEDIADRFIIESLKPWLPEKVDGVINLAARAGVRSSLTDPWVYVDTNLTGTLNLLELCRQYPVEKFILASTSSLYAEKSDPPFKETDDTDHPLQPYAASKKGAEAMAFAYHHLYGIDVTVLRYFTVYGPAGRPDMVMFRFCQWIAEDRPVIVNGDGEQSRGFTYLDDIARGTIQALKPLGYAVINLGGHEVITINHLIHMLEELLGKRARIKYEAFHRADVHTNQADVTTAKALLGWEPQVNLEEGVTRLVDWYMAERDWVSQVETP; encoded by the coding sequence ATGGCTAACTATTTGATTTCGGGAGTCGCGGGTTTTATTGCTTACCGTGTGGCGGAATTGCTGACTGATTCCGGTCACCAGGTGTACGGCGTTGACAATCTGAATGACGCCTACGACGTCCGCCTGAAAGAATACCGCTTAAAAAAGCTGATGACCCGGTCGAATTTTCACTTTCTGAAGGAGGATATTGCTGATCGGTTCATCATCGAGTCCCTAAAACCCTGGCTGCCTGAAAAAGTGGACGGGGTGATCAACCTGGCTGCTCGCGCCGGGGTGCGCTCCAGCCTGACAGACCCCTGGGTGTACGTGGATACCAACCTGACCGGCACCCTCAACCTTCTGGAGCTATGCCGCCAGTACCCTGTCGAGAAGTTTATTCTTGCCTCGACCTCCAGCCTGTACGCTGAAAAATCCGATCCGCCATTTAAGGAAACGGATGATACCGATCACCCCCTGCAGCCCTATGCCGCCAGCAAAAAGGGCGCTGAAGCAATGGCCTTTGCCTATCACCACCTGTATGGCATTGACGTCACGGTTTTGCGCTATTTCACCGTCTACGGTCCTGCCGGGCGGCCGGATATGGTCATGTTTCGTTTCTGCCAGTGGATCGCCGAGGACCGACCGGTGATCGTCAACGGCGATGGCGAGCAGTCGCGCGGCTTCACCTACCTGGACGATATCGCCCGCGGCACAATCCAGGCGCTGAAACCCCTCGGTTATGCGGTGATCAACCTGGGCGGACATGAGGTGATCACGATCAATCACCTGATTCACATGCTGGAAGAGCTCCTCGGCAAGCGCGCCCGGATCAAATACGAAGCTTTTCACCGCGCCGATGTGCACACCAACCAGGCCGATGTCACAACAGCCAAAGCGCTCCTCGGTTGGGAGCCGCAGGTGAACCTTGAAGAAGGCGTCACTCGCCTGGTGGACTGGTACATGGCAGAACGAGATTGGGTCAGCCAGGTCGAAACCCCATGA
- the tsaE gene encoding tRNA (adenosine(37)-N6)-threonylcarbamoyltransferase complex ATPase subunit type 1 TsaE, translating to MPILDDLSFEFFSYSAEQTRRLGIHLGGYLRLGDVICLAGKLGSGKTTLVQGIGDGWGTLDPVTSPSYVIVNEYRRPDQERLFHLDAYRLESAQDAQILDLDRMLAQGILVIEWAERIQAALPAEHLWVQLEATALENRTMLFSPRGARYESMVFNLRRKVYGVF from the coding sequence ATGCCTATCTTAGATGACTTGAGCTTTGAATTTTTTAGCTACAGCGCCGAGCAGACCCGGCGGTTGGGTATCCACCTGGGCGGATATCTCAGGCTGGGTGATGTCATCTGCCTGGCAGGCAAGCTGGGTTCTGGAAAAACCACCCTCGTCCAGGGCATCGGTGACGGTTGGGGCACGCTTGATCCGGTCACAAGCCCGTCTTATGTGATCGTAAACGAATACCGGCGTCCCGACCAGGAACGGCTCTTCCACCTGGATGCATACCGTTTGGAAAGCGCACAAGACGCCCAAATCCTGGATCTTGACCGAATGCTCGCCCAGGGCATCCTTGTGATTGAATGGGCTGAACGGATCCAAGCCGCGCTTCCTGCCGAACACCTGTGGGTTCAACTTGAAGCGACAGCCCTCGAAAACCGCACCATGCTGTTTTCTCCCCGAGGAGCGCGATATGAATCAATGGTTTTTAATTTGCGCCGCAAAGTTTATGGAGTGTTCTAG
- the rimI gene encoding ribosomal protein S18-alanine N-acetyltransferase: MRSKTDEGYIRLRPMTAADLSPISAIEQASFLTPWAEKDFIKALAQNQGTLCWVAEWIEEPHPPRVVANVIVWLILDEAHIGTLAVHPEYRGRSIARRLLAKVLLEATRLGATHALLEVRACNQDALHLYNKFGFAVVGVRKGYYQDAGEDALLMTLNPLVPEILAELVDNR, translated from the coding sequence ATGAGATCGAAAACCGATGAGGGGTACATCCGTCTACGCCCAATGACCGCGGCGGATTTAAGTCCGATTAGCGCTATCGAGCAAGCCTCTTTCCTCACACCCTGGGCTGAAAAAGATTTTATTAAAGCCCTTGCACAAAACCAGGGAACTTTGTGCTGGGTCGCAGAATGGATTGAAGAACCCCATCCACCAAGGGTTGTCGCGAATGTGATCGTCTGGCTGATCCTCGATGAAGCCCATATCGGAACGCTGGCAGTTCACCCGGAGTACCGCGGGCGTTCCATCGCCCGGCGATTGCTGGCAAAAGTGTTACTGGAAGCAACCCGGTTGGGCGCAACCCACGCACTGCTGGAGGTCAGAGCCTGTAACCAGGACGCCCTTCATCTTTACAATAAATTTGGCTTTGCTGTGGTTGGCGTCCGCAAAGGATATTATCAGGATGCCGGCGAAGATGCACTTTTGATGACTTTAAACCCACTGGTGCCTGAAATACTTGCCGAACTGGTGGATAACCGATAA